One Nicotiana sylvestris chromosome 12, ASM39365v2, whole genome shotgun sequence genomic window carries:
- the LOC104212103 gene encoding protein PHYTOCHROME KINASE SUBSTRATE 4 → MDSPTTVKTLNYKSSQNPAILGAPEHPLKYRCFVQNHILKDASFSSYLKPKEHIPEDSEIKVFEAKKYFSESNDSSPETQKNLADQSELASVPRVSSVSSVDNGYGRNFRANSFRATPTASSEASWNSQTGLLSHPPGAIAVSLRSTPNEEKRGSFSTRKWFFCRKCPCSGKKSVQVEETNSEPRTETGTEHFAVKHNHRVLEKAANMSQKNSTEIQQRAAILNSNGHLQRPQPSQAHVAPLETINKIGTIQKRLSESETHVTPSTIACQQRVLASVRPFTETAGGFSFPILNQSAQAKLGIKPPPTMSISPILEDPARDSLEVFQPSSRKSTECNFPFPGSPISRVTATDDDVASDASSDLFEIESFSTSIATSCPMYRQRNSLDEPATPSVAATECYAPSEVSIDWSVTTAEGFDRASITNYSSISEIDNMSNMRLFSGGGGSGSGGDGGKWKGSGLLSCRHEKAVNVGPKPVKFASAEGPPLPLISAAGHVSSRAVARANNKPPIASSHSARLSLAFAA, encoded by the coding sequence atggattCCCCAACAACAGTTAAAACCTTAAATTACAAATCCTCTCAGAACCCTGCTATTCTTGGTGCACCAGAACATCCCCTGAAGTACAGATGCTTTGTCCAAAACCATATCCTAAAAGATGCATCATTCTCCTCTTATCTCAAACCAAAAGAACATATCCCCGAAGATTCTGAAATAAAAGTGTTTGAAGCAAAAAAATATTTCAGTGAAAGCAATGATTCCTCTCCAGAAACCCAAAAGAACTTAGCGGATCAATCCGAATTAGCTTCAGTTCCTCGAGTTTCGTCGGTTTCTTCCGTAGATAATGGCTACGGAAGAAACTTTCGTGCCAATTCTTTTCGTGCTACTCCAACTGCTTCATCTGAAGCTAGTTGGAATAGCCAAACTGGCTTGTTATCACATCCTCCAGGAGCTATTGCAGTTTCATTGAGAAGTACTCCCAATGAGGAAAAAAGAGGTTCTTTTAGTACTCGTAAATGGTTTTTTTGCCGAAAATGTCCTTGCTCGGGGAAGAAATCGGTTCAAGTTGAGGAAACTAATTCGGAGCCTAGAACAGAAACTGGGACGGAACATTTTGCTGTCAAACACAATCATAGGGTACTTGAAAAAGCTGCCAACATGTCTCAGAAAAATTCGACTGAAATACAACAGAGAGCAGCAATTCTAAACTCAAACGGACATCTTCAGAGACCGCAACCATCACAGGCCCATGTCGCCCCTTtagaaacaataaataaaattGGAACGATACAGAAAAGATTATCAGAGTCAGAGACGCATGTAACGCCTAGCACAATTGCATGTCAACAGCGCGTGTTGGCATCAGTTAGGCCGTTTACTGAAACAGCAGGGGGATTTTCATTCCCAATTCTGAACCAATCAGCACAAGCTAAACTCGGAATCAAACCTCCACCTACAATGTCCATTTCCCCAATATTAGAAGATCCGGCCCGAGATTCACTAGAAGTTTTTCAACCATCTTCAAGAAAATCAACAGAATGTAATTTCCCGTTCCCAGGGAGCCCGATTTCGCGTGTGACAGCAACAGACGATGACGTTGCAAGTGACGCAAGCTCGGATTTGTTTGAAATTGAGAGCTTTTCTACTTCGATCGCAACTTCTTGTCCTATGTATCGTCAACGAAATTCACTCGACGAGCCAGCTACCCCGAGCGTTGCAGCTACAGAGTGTTACGCACCGAGCGAAGTCAGTATCGATTGGAGTGTTACTACAGCTGAAGGTTTCGACCGTGCTAGTATTACTAATTATTCCTCTATCTCTGAAATTGATAATATGTCGAATATGAGACTTTTCAGTGGCGGTGGTGGCAGTGGCAGCGGCGGTGACGGAGGAAAGTGGAAGGGGAGTGGATTGTTGAGTTGTCGGCATGAGAAGGCAGTAAATGTCGGTCCAAAACCGGTGAAATTTGCGTCGGCCGAGGGGCCACCATTGCCATTAATTTCTGCGGCAGGACATGTGAGCAGTAGGGCAGTGGCCAGAGCTAATAATAAGCCACCCATTGCTAGCTCTCATTCTGCACGCTTGTCTCTTGCCTTTGCAGCATGA